A single genomic interval of Chloracidobacterium validum harbors:
- the guaB gene encoding IMP dehydrogenase: MTYREIQEALTFDDVLLVPAKSDVLPAETDTTTHFSRHIQLNIPVVSAAMDTVTEAAMAIALAQQGGIGVIHKNLSIEAQRSEVDKVKRSESGMIVDPVTMTPDRPISEALSIMARFHISGVPVVRPEDGRLVGILTNRDLRFETRLELPIGEVMTKDNLITVPVGTTLQEARGILQKHRVEKLLVVDDEFRLKGLITVKDIQKAIRYPNATKDDLGRLRAAAAIGATGDYLERAAELVAARVDALVVDTAHGHSTRVIQAVREVKRRFPEVDLVAGNVATGEAVQELIAAGVDGVKVGIGPGSICTTRIVAGIGVPQVTAILACAEVARAANVPVIGDGGIKFSGDVTKALAAGADSVMIGSLFAGVDESPGELILYQGRSFKAYRGMGSLAAMKQGSRDRYAQDMEAVESKLVPEGIEGKVPYKGSLAALVTQLVGGVRAGMGYTGCRTIAELQANARFVKITAAGLRESHVHDVIITKEAPNYRLESLP, translated from the coding sequence ATGACCTATCGTGAAATCCAAGAAGCCCTGACCTTTGACGATGTTCTGCTTGTCCCGGCCAAAAGTGACGTTCTTCCGGCGGAGACTGACACCACAACCCATTTTTCCCGGCACATTCAGCTCAACATCCCGGTTGTAAGCGCGGCGATGGATACCGTGACCGAAGCCGCGATGGCCATCGCCCTTGCGCAGCAGGGCGGCATCGGCGTGATTCACAAGAACCTGTCCATCGAAGCCCAGCGTAGCGAAGTGGACAAGGTCAAGCGGTCTGAAAGTGGCATGATCGTTGACCCGGTCACGATGACACCCGATCGGCCCATTTCCGAGGCGCTCTCCATCATGGCGCGGTTTCATATCTCCGGTGTTCCGGTCGTGCGCCCGGAAGATGGACGATTGGTTGGGATTCTGACCAACCGCGACTTGCGTTTTGAAACCCGCCTGGAGTTGCCGATTGGCGAGGTGATGACCAAGGACAACCTGATTACCGTCCCGGTGGGGACGACCTTGCAGGAAGCGCGTGGCATCCTACAAAAACACCGCGTCGAAAAACTTCTCGTGGTGGATGACGAGTTTCGCCTCAAGGGTCTCATCACGGTCAAGGACATTCAGAAAGCCATTCGCTACCCGAATGCTACCAAAGACGACCTGGGACGCCTCCGCGCGGCGGCCGCGATTGGCGCAACCGGCGATTATCTGGAGCGAGCCGCGGAACTCGTCGCCGCCCGGGTGGATGCCCTCGTGGTTGACACGGCGCACGGTCATTCAACCCGGGTCATCCAGGCGGTGCGTGAAGTCAAGCGCCGTTTTCCCGAAGTTGACCTCGTGGCCGGCAATGTCGCCACCGGCGAGGCAGTACAGGAACTCATCGCCGCTGGTGTGGATGGCGTCAAAGTCGGCATCGGGCCGGGTTCGATCTGCACCACCCGCATCGTCGCCGGGATTGGCGTTCCACAAGTCACGGCCATTCTGGCCTGCGCGGAAGTGGCGCGGGCGGCAAATGTTCCGGTCATTGGCGACGGTGGCATCAAGTTTTCGGGCGATGTCACCAAGGCGCTGGCCGCCGGTGCCGATTCGGTCATGATCGGCTCGCTGTTTGCCGGCGTGGATGAAAGCCCCGGTGAGCTGATTTTGTATCAGGGGCGCAGCTTCAAAGCCTATCGTGGCATGGGGTCGCTCGCGGCGATGAAGCAAGGCAGCCGCGACCGCTACGCACAGGACATGGAAGCCGTCGAGTCCAAGCTGGTTCCCGAAGGCATCGAGGGGAAAGTTCCCTACAAAGGCTCCCTGGCGGCGCTCGTGACCCAGTTGGTCGGTGGGGTGCGCGCCGGGATGGGCTACACCGGTTGCCGAACCATTGCCGAGCTTCAGGCCAACGCCCGGTTTGTCAAGATTACCGCCGCCGGTTTGCGTGAAAGCCACGTCCACGATGTCATCATCACGAAGGAAGCCCCTAACTACCGGCTTGAAAGCCTGCCGTGA
- a CDS encoding ABC transporter ATP-binding protein, which translates to MKDLLRLLSYTRPHAGRIALAILAAAGVGLFEAARTALIQPIFDGLGGGALPGVVGGVALPRLSAWLPSGSAYWMVVLGLLIGFSLLRGALEFMANFLLTSVGQLVIVTLRTELFSHALDQSAAFFDRHRTAELTTCLITDVEKVQSGVAQYLADALRESFTLVGLLILALMLSWKLTLLTLGVVPLIAVLTAKLGGRLRQSSRATQQALEEVLALAQEVLAGYRVVQAYGAQTHERKRFQTAAQRLRRFNLRTARALFLPSPLLDILGVMVGAGVIFYTHRLIATGELTAGAFTATLLALVRLYDPIRKLTQTYHAYQQVTASANRLFALLDEPPTVTDAPDARGTAAFHETLAFQHVSFTYPQTATPALESVTFTVRRGETVALVGTSGGGKSTVMALLLRFYDPTHGTITLDGLDIRQFQRHALRHLMAYVPQEAILFDGSFAENIAYGRLDATPADIERAARAAHAHDFIVERGGYAARIGEAGRELSGGQRQRIAIARALLRDAPILLLDEATSALDAESEHAVQAALATLMQGRTTLVIAHRLATVQRADRILVFERGRIVQVGDHATLTAAQGTYRRLYELQLLAQTS; encoded by the coding sequence CGGCGTGGTTGGCGGGGTTGCGCTTCCGCGCCTGAGCGCCTGGCTTCCCTCTGGCAGCGCGTACTGGATGGTCGTTCTCGGCCTGCTCATCGGTTTCAGCTTGCTGCGTGGCGCATTGGAGTTCATGGCTAATTTTCTACTGACCTCGGTTGGTCAACTGGTCATCGTCACACTGCGGACGGAGCTTTTCTCACATGCGCTCGACCAGTCGGCGGCCTTTTTCGACCGTCACCGCACAGCGGAACTCACCACCTGTCTCATAACGGATGTCGAAAAAGTTCAGTCTGGCGTGGCGCAGTATTTGGCCGATGCCCTACGCGAAAGCTTCACGCTGGTTGGCCTCCTGATCCTGGCGCTGATGCTTTCCTGGAAGCTCACGCTGCTGACGCTTGGGGTCGTGCCGCTCATTGCAGTCCTGACGGCCAAGCTTGGCGGGCGCTTACGCCAGTCGAGTCGGGCCACCCAACAGGCGCTTGAAGAGGTCCTGGCGCTGGCGCAGGAGGTGCTGGCCGGGTATCGCGTCGTCCAGGCGTACGGAGCGCAAACCCACGAGCGCAAACGCTTTCAGACGGCCGCCCAACGTCTCCGCCGCTTCAACCTCCGCACGGCACGCGCCCTCTTTCTGCCATCACCGTTACTTGACATTCTGGGCGTCATGGTGGGAGCAGGCGTCATTTTTTACACCCACCGACTGATTGCGACCGGCGAGCTAACGGCCGGAGCCTTCACGGCCACGCTCCTGGCCCTGGTACGTCTCTACGACCCCATTCGCAAACTCACCCAAACCTACCATGCTTATCAGCAGGTAACCGCTTCGGCGAATCGGTTGTTTGCCTTGCTCGATGAACCACCGACCGTGACCGACGCGCCCGACGCGCGCGGGACGGCAGCCTTTCACGAAACCTTGGCGTTTCAGCACGTTTCTTTCACCTATCCCCAGACGGCGACACCAGCGCTGGAAAGCGTGACCTTTACGGTGCGGCGGGGTGAAACGGTCGCCCTGGTGGGTACCAGCGGCGGCGGCAAAAGCACGGTGATGGCGCTTCTGCTGCGGTTCTATGACCCAACCCACGGCACGATTACCCTGGACGGTCTGGACATTCGCCAATTTCAACGTCACGCGCTCCGCCACCTGATGGCGTATGTGCCACAGGAAGCCATCCTGTTTGACGGCAGCTTTGCCGAAAACATTGCCTATGGTCGGCTGGATGCGACGCCCGCCGACATCGAACGGGCCGCCCGCGCCGCGCATGCGCATGATTTCATTGTCGAACGTGGCGGTTACGCAGCCCGCATTGGGGAAGCCGGCCGCGAGCTTTCGGGCGGGCAGCGCCAGCGTATCGCCATTGCGCGCGCCCTGTTACGCGATGCTCCAATACTACTGCTCGATGAAGCGACTTCGGCGCTCGATGCCGAATCAGAACACGCCGTACAAGCCGCGCTCGCCACGCTGATGCAGGGGCGCACCACGTTGGTCATTGCCCACCGGCTTGCCACGGTTCAACGGGCCGACCGCATTCTGGTCTTTGAGCGCGGACGCATTGTCCAGGTTGGCGACCATGCCACCCTGACGGCGGCCCAGGGCACGTATCGGCGGCTTTACGAACTGCAACTGCTGGCTCAAACCAGTTGA
- the ndk gene encoding nucleoside-diphosphate kinase — MSLETTLAIIKPDATRAGNIGHIVQRITDAGFRLRGMRLMHLTRQQAEGFYAVHRERSFFGELVDFMCSGPVVVMALEKEDAVRAWRDLMGPTNSKDAPKGTIRGDFGTDVGENAAHGSDSPENAVSEVAFFFATSDLL; from the coding sequence ATGTCGCTCGAAACGACGCTTGCCATCATCAAGCCGGACGCCACCCGCGCTGGCAATATCGGCCACATCGTCCAACGCATTACCGACGCCGGCTTCCGGCTGCGCGGCATGCGCCTCATGCATTTGACTCGGCAGCAAGCTGAAGGCTTTTACGCCGTTCACCGCGAACGGTCTTTCTTTGGTGAACTCGTGGATTTCATGTGTTCCGGGCCGGTCGTCGTCATGGCGCTCGAAAAGGAAGACGCCGTCCGCGCCTGGCGCGACCTCATGGGACCAACCAACTCGAAAGACGCCCCCAAAGGCACCATTCGGGGCGACTTTGGAACGGACGTTGGCGAAAATGCGGCGCATGGCTCAGACTCGCCGGAAAACGCCGTGTCCGAAGTCGCTTTCTTCTTTGCGACGAGCGACTTGCTGTAA
- a CDS encoding hydroxysqualene dehydroxylase, with product MKVIVIGAGLAGLACAVELADNGYEVEVLEKRPVLGGRVSSWLDKDGDWVETAPHVIRGSYKSLIALMERVGIADRIKWKKQQLVYASKGGKISNISFSPSAGPVEILRSMIGSDLLGFGDKLKLLTGLLPAFTGDKNFIENQDIKNFSDWATNLGVNREAIGRFFDPLSRTVSFLRPDEVSARVIIFQMASIAQGLNATRIGFLDGDPCQRLFQPIQAYLEKRGARIRTNARLARIDFANDEPRALGLELTNGDYLTGDVYVSAMELHALREVLPGQAWSFPFFSRLWQVEEIPVITVQLRFDRQVVTMDNAVFAIGTVMSLVVNLSVTSPGYADDVCLIEMIVAPAKDIFHLDDGEIVRLCLDDLTELFPEVAQANLVKSTVVRIPQALYRCEPGAESRRPTQKTPIENFYLCGDFTHHGYTPSMEGATLSGFRAAQMILETYGRNLQWHGGTPPS from the coding sequence ATGAAAGTCATCGTTATTGGCGCTGGTTTGGCCGGACTGGCCTGCGCCGTCGAACTGGCCGACAACGGCTATGAGGTCGAGGTTCTGGAAAAACGCCCGGTGCTAGGTGGACGAGTGTCCTCGTGGCTTGACAAGGACGGCGACTGGGTCGAAACCGCCCCGCACGTCATTCGCGGTAGCTACAAGTCACTGATTGCCTTGATGGAACGAGTCGGGATTGCTGACCGCATCAAGTGGAAGAAACAACAATTGGTTTATGCGAGCAAGGGTGGAAAAATTTCCAACATCTCGTTCTCACCGTCGGCCGGCCCGGTTGAGATTCTGCGCTCGATGATTGGCAGCGATTTGCTCGGTTTCGGCGACAAGCTCAAGCTGCTTACCGGATTGCTACCGGCGTTTACTGGTGACAAGAACTTCATCGAAAATCAAGACATCAAGAACTTCAGCGACTGGGCCACCAACCTAGGCGTCAACCGGGAAGCCATCGGGCGCTTTTTTGATCCCTTGTCGCGGACCGTCAGCTTTCTCCGCCCGGATGAAGTTTCGGCCCGGGTCATCATTTTCCAGATGGCTTCCATTGCCCAAGGGTTGAACGCCACCCGCATTGGCTTTCTGGATGGCGATCCGTGCCAGCGCTTGTTCCAACCAATTCAGGCGTATCTCGAAAAGCGTGGCGCACGAATTCGCACCAATGCTCGATTGGCACGGATTGACTTCGCCAATGATGAGCCACGTGCCCTCGGCCTTGAGTTGACCAATGGCGACTACCTGACCGGCGACGTTTACGTTTCGGCCATGGAACTCCACGCGCTGCGCGAAGTTTTGCCCGGACAGGCCTGGAGTTTCCCCTTCTTCTCACGGCTCTGGCAGGTCGAAGAAATTCCGGTCATCACCGTGCAACTTCGTTTCGACCGCCAAGTGGTGACCATGGACAACGCGGTGTTTGCCATTGGCACGGTGATGTCGCTGGTCGTCAACCTTTCAGTGACGAGTCCGGGCTATGCCGATGACGTGTGCTTGATCGAAATGATTGTCGCTCCGGCCAAAGACATCTTCCACCTCGATGATGGCGAGATTGTCCGCCTGTGTCTCGATGACCTGACGGAGTTGTTTCCCGAAGTCGCGCAGGCCAACTTGGTCAAGAGCACCGTTGTGCGCATCCCGCAAGCCCTGTATCGCTGCGAACCAGGGGCGGAAAGTCGCCGGCCGACCCAAAAGACGCCAATTGAGAATTTTTACCTCTGTGGGGATTTTACCCACCACGGCTACACGCCGAGCATGGAAGGCGCGACCTTGTCCGGCTTTCGTGCCGCGCAAATGATTTTAGAAACGTACGGACGCAACCTACAGTGGCATGGTGGCACGCCACCAAGCTAA
- the proS gene encoding proline--tRNA ligase, whose translation MSEQKLPTRAEDFNEWYNQLVLRAELADYAPVRGCMIVRPYGWALWENIQAALDRRFKATGHLNAAFPMLIPKSFLEREASHVEGFSPELAVVTIGGNKELEEPLVVRPTSETVIGHAYAKWIQSYRDLPVLINQWCSVVRWELRTKLFLRTLEFFWQEGHTAHATFEEAEAETRQMLDVYTDFAVNEAALPVIPGIKSESERFAGADRTYSIEAMMGDGKALQAGTSHNLGQNFAKAFDIQFLDRDGERKFCWTTSWGMSTRIVGAIIMVHGDDQGLVLPPRLAPFQVVIVPIHKNDDERAAVLEAADGLRRELAAAGLRVKLDTRDGLTPGFKFNDWEMRGVPLRVEVGPKDVAKGTVVLARRDRPGKEGKAFVAREGLATTVAATLDDIQAALLAKATAFRDANIHDAPTYEAFKQAIETGFARVWWDGDADLERQIKEETKATLRCIPLEQPGESGTCFMTGRPAKAQAIFARAY comes from the coding sequence ATGTCTGAACAAAAGCTGCCAACGCGCGCCGAAGACTTCAACGAGTGGTACAACCAACTGGTGCTTCGGGCGGAGCTTGCGGATTACGCGCCCGTCCGGGGCTGCATGATTGTCCGGCCCTACGGCTGGGCCCTCTGGGAAAACATTCAGGCGGCGCTGGATCGCCGCTTCAAAGCCACCGGACACCTCAACGCCGCGTTTCCAATGCTCATTCCGAAGAGTTTTCTCGAACGTGAGGCATCGCACGTCGAAGGCTTTTCACCGGAACTTGCCGTGGTCACGATTGGCGGCAACAAGGAACTCGAAGAGCCGCTCGTCGTGCGTCCGACCTCCGAAACGGTCATCGGGCATGCCTATGCCAAGTGGATTCAGTCCTACCGCGACCTGCCGGTGCTGATCAATCAGTGGTGTAGCGTCGTCCGGTGGGAGCTGCGCACGAAGCTCTTTTTGCGGACGCTGGAATTTTTCTGGCAGGAAGGCCATACCGCGCATGCCACCTTTGAGGAAGCCGAGGCCGAAACGCGCCAAATGCTTGATGTCTATACGGATTTTGCCGTCAACGAGGCCGCGCTGCCGGTCATTCCGGGCATCAAGTCCGAATCGGAGCGGTTTGCCGGCGCGGATCGAACCTACTCCATCGAGGCCATGATGGGCGACGGCAAAGCCTTGCAAGCCGGCACGTCACACAACCTTGGTCAAAACTTTGCCAAGGCGTTTGATATTCAGTTTCTCGACCGCGATGGGGAACGCAAGTTCTGCTGGACGACCTCCTGGGGCATGTCCACCCGGATTGTCGGGGCGATCATCATGGTGCATGGCGACGACCAGGGGCTGGTGCTGCCACCCCGGCTGGCGCCGTTTCAGGTCGTCATCGTTCCCATTCACAAAAACGACGACGAGCGGGCAGCCGTCCTGGAAGCCGCGGACGGTTTGCGTCGCGAACTGGCCGCCGCTGGTCTGCGGGTCAAACTCGACACGCGGGATGGCCTCACTCCAGGGTTCAAGTTCAACGACTGGGAGATGCGCGGCGTTCCGCTCCGGGTCGAAGTCGGCCCCAAGGACGTAGCCAAGGGTACGGTGGTGCTGGCGCGCCGCGACCGCCCCGGCAAGGAAGGCAAGGCGTTTGTCGCGCGCGAGGGGCTTGCAACTACCGTGGCGGCCACGCTGGACGACATCCAGGCGGCGCTGCTCGCCAAAGCGACAGCCTTCCGAGACGCCAACATCCACGATGCGCCGACCTACGAGGCGTTCAAGCAGGCCATCGAAACCGGTTTTGCGCGGGTTTGGTGGGATGGCGATGCTGACCTCGAACGCCAAATCAAGGAAGAAACCAAGGCTACATTGCGCTGCATCCCGCTGGAGCAACCTGGCGAATCTGGAACTTGTTTCATGACTGGGCGTCCGGCCAAGGCCCAGGCTATTTTTGCGCGGGCATACTGA
- a CDS encoding NAD(P)/FAD-dependent oxidoreductase, whose amino-acid sequence MVARHQAKTPSQHKLNNNGLNSPEAPTAHTVALIRMDVAIIGAGLSGLTAAYTLVQRGFNCEVLEKSRALGGRMATRRYLDAVFDHGAQYFTVKHPSFADFLREVGVTDAMRPLAAPVVSYPFQNFDAALAEAVDEGTPGNGAFPYRYVFQSGMTTLAKAIVQRIGEDRIIRECFVEAIAWDGATRQWTLHTRGDNTTLGGTRQADWVILALPAPQAAQLLSRSHPLPAPFAALQLALEGIDYHPCLTIVWSTSAHGAYPGAGAFRATSGDAVIGWLMWLDRTTPHRLPAGQSVAVAQLTPKASRALLDQPEGMVLQTLASALDADLQMDLPTLQWVQVKQWRYANPATILTDQSCLAAVADFNLDACGDYLLGGRVESAFLTGLAVADRLSDRIGFQRQ is encoded by the coding sequence ATGGTGGCACGCCACCAAGCTAAAACGCCAAGCCAACACAAGCTCAATAACAACGGTCTAAACTCACCCGAAGCGCCGACAGCGCACACTGTCGCACTCATCAGAATGGATGTCGCTATCATTGGAGCCGGACTGTCCGGACTGACAGCGGCCTACACGTTGGTTCAGCGCGGTTTCAACTGCGAGGTTCTGGAAAAGAGCCGCGCGTTGGGCGGGCGCATGGCCACCCGCCGCTACCTGGATGCCGTTTTCGACCACGGCGCGCAGTATTTCACCGTCAAACATCCGTCCTTTGCCGACTTTCTGCGGGAGGTTGGCGTAACGGATGCCATGCGCCCGCTCGCGGCACCGGTGGTCAGCTATCCTTTTCAGAACTTCGACGCCGCGCTGGCCGAAGCCGTTGACGAGGGGACACCTGGAAACGGGGCGTTTCCCTATCGCTATGTGTTTCAGTCCGGCATGACTACGCTGGCCAAGGCGATCGTTCAGCGGATCGGCGAGGACCGCATCATTCGGGAGTGTTTCGTCGAAGCCATCGCCTGGGATGGAGCAACGCGGCAATGGACGCTCCACACCCGTGGCGACAACACGACATTGGGCGGAACGCGCCAAGCCGATTGGGTTATTCTGGCCCTTCCGGCACCGCAAGCCGCGCAGCTCTTGTCCCGCAGTCACCCATTGCCAGCGCCATTTGCGGCGTTGCAGCTAGCCCTGGAAGGGATTGACTACCATCCGTGTCTTACCATTGTCTGGTCAACGTCAGCCCATGGAGCATACCCTGGCGCGGGAGCCTTTCGGGCCACGTCCGGTGACGCCGTCATTGGCTGGTTGATGTGGCTCGACCGCACAACGCCCCATCGCTTGCCGGCCGGGCAAAGCGTTGCGGTTGCCCAGTTGACCCCCAAAGCGAGTCGCGCTCTGCTCGACCAGCCCGAAGGAATGGTGCTTCAAACTCTGGCGTCTGCGCTGGATGCCGACTTACAGATGGACCTGCCGACGTTGCAGTGGGTGCAAGTCAAGCAGTGGCGCTATGCGAATCCAGCCACCATTCTGACTGACCAGAGCTGCCTAGCTGCCGTCGCTGATTTCAACCTCGATGCCTGCGGCGACTACCTGCTTGGCGGGCGTGTTGAGTCTGCCTTTTTGACCGGACTCGCGGTCGCTGATCGCCTCAGTGACCGAATCGGATTTCAGCGCCAATAG
- the sucD gene encoding succinate--CoA ligase subunit alpha, with product MSILVNKETRLVVQGITGREGTFHARQMKDYGTNIVAGVTPNKGGTTHEGIPVFDTVSQAVNATGANVSVIYVPPAFGADAIMEATEAGVALIVCITEGIPTVDMMRAFDFVKKHGVRLIGPNCPGVITPGECKVGIMPAHIHRPGRIGVVSRSGTLTYEAVHQLTQLGLGQSTCVGIGGDPIIGLRFVDVLRLFQDDPDTDAVIMIGEIGGTDEETAAAFVKEAMTKPVIGFVAGRTAPPGRRMGHAGAIIAGGKGTAVEKMDAMRAAGMHVVESPSDLGAKVAEVIGHTA from the coding sequence ATGAGTATCCTGGTCAACAAAGAAACGCGTTTGGTGGTGCAGGGCATTACTGGACGTGAGGGGACGTTTCATGCCCGCCAAATGAAGGATTACGGCACGAACATCGTGGCCGGCGTGACGCCGAACAAGGGCGGCACAACCCACGAGGGCATTCCGGTTTTCGACACGGTGTCGCAGGCGGTCAACGCCACCGGTGCGAACGTGAGCGTCATCTACGTGCCGCCGGCCTTTGGCGCGGACGCCATCATGGAAGCTACCGAAGCCGGCGTAGCGCTCATCGTCTGCATCACGGAAGGCATTCCCACCGTGGATATGATGCGCGCCTTCGACTTCGTCAAAAAGCATGGTGTCCGGCTGATCGGGCCGAACTGTCCGGGCGTCATCACGCCTGGCGAGTGCAAGGTAGGCATCATGCCCGCCCACATTCACCGTCCCGGACGGATCGGCGTTGTCTCGCGCAGTGGAACACTGACCTATGAAGCCGTTCACCAGCTCACGCAACTGGGCCTGGGTCAATCCACCTGCGTAGGCATCGGGGGCGACCCCATCATTGGCCTGCGCTTCGTGGACGTGCTGCGGCTCTTCCAGGACGATCCAGACACCGATGCCGTCATTATGATTGGTGAAATCGGTGGCACGGACGAAGAAACTGCCGCCGCTTTCGTCAAAGAGGCCATGACCAAGCCGGTGATTGGCTTCGTCGCCGGACGAACGGCCCCGCCCGGACGCCGCATGGGACACGCCGGCGCCATTATTGCCGGCGGCAAAGGCACGGCAGTTGAAAAGATGGACGCCATGCGCGCCGCCGGCATGCATGTGGTTGAAAGTCCGTCTGATTTGGGCGCCAAGGTCGCCGAAGTCATTGGCCATACAGCGTGA
- a CDS encoding MlaD family protein has protein sequence MMPLPPIEEEIAPARSAERYEPAKRRTFWLVVLALSVVAVAVAWQAYQARNRFTLYVVFHDVDGLRPGAEVRLSGVKVGAVQRITFADIQRTVRRDTPQVQVALGIDRRLTGLNAAQLIHRDAVAVLRRDGTLADRIVDIVPGSVAAPLVAEGDFIAGRIEGDSRTIALRSADVNANLAGMRERLLAVQQRIERGEGTLGAALKREELKAAIATFQAELTGLQQSLQTGPGFASVTRRRLQPRLTALQQAANQLRADLDAGHGTAGRFLGDPAWRERITRLQTRYGDLTTRLDGLQRVADQGALGRLTKNDATLRQQLQTTRDRVSRLQARLNQAEGSAGKFLHDARLRRELATFTAELTKTVYDVRASPFKYIRLRF, from the coding sequence ATGATGCCGCTTCCGCCCATCGAAGAAGAAATTGCCCCAGCGCGCAGCGCCGAACGCTATGAACCGGCCAAGCGGCGCACGTTTTGGCTGGTTGTGTTGGCGCTTTCCGTGGTTGCGGTCGCTGTTGCTTGGCAAGCCTACCAAGCACGTAATCGCTTTACGCTCTATGTGGTCTTTCACGATGTGGATGGTCTGCGACCGGGCGCGGAAGTTCGCTTATCCGGCGTCAAGGTTGGGGCGGTGCAGCGGATCACGTTCGCGGATATTCAGCGGACGGTTCGGCGCGACACCCCACAGGTTCAAGTGGCGCTTGGCATTGACCGTCGCCTGACAGGACTGAACGCGGCGCAGCTCATTCACCGCGATGCTGTCGCGGTTCTGCGGCGCGACGGGACGCTGGCCGACCGCATCGTTGACATCGTGCCCGGCAGCGTTGCGGCGCCACTGGTGGCGGAGGGTGATTTCATTGCCGGGCGAATCGAAGGTGACTCACGCACCATTGCCCTGCGCAGCGCCGACGTGAACGCTAACTTGGCTGGGATGCGCGAGCGCCTGCTAGCCGTTCAGCAACGCATCGAACGCGGAGAAGGCACACTGGGCGCGGCGCTCAAGCGCGAAGAACTCAAAGCCGCCATTGCCACCTTTCAAGCTGAACTGACCGGACTTCAACAATCGCTCCAGACCGGCCCGGGGTTTGCCTCCGTGACCCGTCGGCGGTTGCAACCTCGACTGACGGCGCTTCAACAAGCTGCCAACCAGCTTCGCGCTGATCTTGACGCCGGACACGGGACAGCGGGCCGCTTCCTTGGTGATCCAGCTTGGCGTGAACGTATCACCCGACTCCAGACACGCTATGGCGACCTGACGACGCGCCTGGATGGGCTTCAGCGCGTGGCTGACCAAGGCGCGCTGGGACGATTAACCAAGAACGACGCAACCTTGCGTCAGCAACTCCAGACGACGCGCGACCGCGTCAGTCGCCTCCAAGCGCGGCTAAACCAGGCCGAAGGCAGCGCCGGGAAGTTTCTGCACGATGCTCGCCTCCGGCGGGAGTTGGCCACCTTCACGGCCGAACTGACCAAAACGGTCTATGACGTGCGCGCCTCGCCCTTCAAGTACATCCGACTCAGGTTCTGA